The genomic segment CCGCGTGGCGCGACGAGGCACACATCGCGATGAAGGACCTGTCCCATCCGGCCTCCGCCATCCACGAAGTGGCCTTCGTGGACGGTGATGTCACGCGCGAGAACTCCTATCTGCCGGGCGTCATATCGGCGGCCACCCGCTGGCGCCAGGAGTACCACCTCGTCGGCGCGTACGCCGTGGGCGAGACCCAGGTCGAGCCGACCGGACTGCTCGCCGACGCGCTCGACCTGCCGGGACCCGGGCTGCGCGCCACCCGGGCGTGCCGCAGCAAGCAGCTCCAGCGCTGGTACCTCCCCGAGTTCGGCCCGGTCTCGACGGTCGTCGCGGGCGACGGGCGAGACGCCATCGACATGGACTCCCTGACCTACCCGGCCGTCGTCAAGCCCACCGGCCGGCACTCCAGTTCGGGCGTGGCGACCGTCGAGGGGCCCCACGCGCTGCGGGCCCGGCTCGCCACGTACCCGCCGTACGAGACCGTGCTGATCGAGGAGAAGATCACCGGTCAGGAGTACTCGGTGGAGAGCCTGGTCCAGGGGGGCCGCACCGTCTTCGCCTCGGCCACCCGCAAGGACACCACGGACTCGCACGCGAACACCTTCGTCGAGCTGGCCCACACCGTGCCCAACGACCGTCCGGACGCCGACGCGACGCTCCTCGACGCGAACGCGCGGATGCTGGACGCCCTGGGCTTCCGGGACGGCATCGCGCACGCCGAGTGGCGCATCGACGCGAGCGGTCGCGCCTACCTCATGGAGGTCGCCGCCCGCACGCCCGGCGACGGCCTGTGCGTCCTCTACGAACTGGCCACCGGCGTCCCGCTGGAACCCGAGATCATCAAGATCGCGCTGGGTGAGCCCGCCGCCTACCCGGCCCCGACCCGGATGACCCGCCAGGTCTACCCCGAGCACATACCCGGCGTCCTCCGGGACGTCACCCTGGACGGCTTCGACACCGAGCCCGCCTGGGTGGGCGACGGCGGACTGTGGCCGCGCGTCGAACCGGGCGCCCCCGACGACGGACCCACCCTGCGCGCCGTCCTCGTGCACAAGGACCGGGGCGCCGAACTGGGGCCGCTGCACAGCTCCGAGGACCGTGCCGTCTCCTTCTTCATCGACGCGCCGACCGTCGGGGAACTCGACGCGCTGGAGCGCCGGGTGCGCGACGCGCTGACCATCACCACCGTGCCCTCGGTACCGGACACGGTCACCCACGTCCTGGTCGGCCACAGCCCGGTGATGCTCGGCAAGCTCGACGGACAGCTGCCCCCGGACTCGGTGCTCGTCCTGGAGGAACCGGCCGTGATCGCCGCCCGGAACCTCCAGGGCCTCGCCGACCGGTACGCCTGCGTCGGCGCGCTGCTGCCCGCGCCGAGCCAGGACGAGGAGCACCCCGAGCGGATGGCGGAGAGCGTTCCGCGCCCGCCCGGGGTGCGCGTCGTCGTGCCCGTCGTCGAGTACGCGGTGGTGGTCGCCGCGGCCCTCGCCGAGGCGTGGGGACTGCCCGGGGCCGGACCGACGGCCGCCCGGACACTGCGCGACAAGGGCGTGCTGCGCGCCGCGCTGGCGGGCACCGAGATCGCCCAGCCCGCCTGGCGGATCGCCGGGAGCGCCGAGGACGTCGCCGGGTTCCGGGCCGCCCAGGGCGGGCGGTGCGTGCTGAAGCCGGCCAACCGGCAGGCCAGCCTGGGTGTCCAACTGCTCGGCCCGGACGACGACGTGGCCGAGGCGTGGGCGCACACCACCACCGCCGACGAACCCTCGCTGCGCGCCCCGAAGCCGCCGGGCACCGACCGCTACCTGGTGGAGCAACTGCTGACCGGTCCCGAGGTGAGCGTCGAGGCCGTGGTGCACAAGGGCGTCGTCGGCTTCACCAACATCACGGCCAAGAGCGTCCAGGACTCCCGCCACCCGGTCGAGACCGGCCACACCGTGCCCGCCGACCTGCCGGAGGGGACCGCGGACGCGCTGCGCGCGGCACTGGCCGCACTGGCCGAGGCCGTGGACTTCCGTTCCGGGGTGCTGCACTCCGAGTGGATTCTGCACGACGGCCGACCGCATCTGGTCGAGTGCGCGGGCCGCCTCCCGGGCGGCGGCATCACCGCGCTGATCGACCTCGCGTACGACACCGACATCCTGGACAACCTGCTGCACGTCCTGGAGGGCGAGGGAGCGGTCGAGGCGCTGCCCGTGCGGCAGGGCGCGGCGGTACGGTTCCTGGCGGCGGCCCCCGGCGAGGTCCGGGAGGTCACGGGCACGGCGGAGGCCCACGCGGCCGACGGGGTGCACATGGTCCACCTCGCGGTCGAGCCGGGTGCGACCGTGCTGCCGACCACCAGTTCCTGGGAGCGGGCCGGGTTCGTCATCGCCACGGGCGCGGACGGCGCGACAGCCGGAGAGAACGCGGAGCGGGCGGCCGGACTGATCACCGTACGGACCGGGTCGGCGGGCGCCGCGTCCGAGTCCGTGCGGACCGGGCCGGAGCGCGCGGCCGTCGCGTCCGAGTCCGTGCGGGGGAGGACCGGGCCCGAGCCGGAGGCCGGGCAGGTCTCCGTACCGACCGGAGCCGAGCCGGAGGCCGGGCAGGTCTCCGTACCGACCGGACCCACGGGCGCCGGAGCGGTCCCGGCCGGGGGCGGCTCCGGGGGCGGTGTGCCCGTCCCCGGCGGGGCTCGTGCGCGGGACGGGGTGGCCCGATGAGACGGATGTCCTGGCGGGACTACCTGCCCACCACCCCGGCGGGCCGCACCTTCGCGTCGATCTCCCTGATCAACGCGGTCGGGACCGGTCTCTTCCTCGCCGCCTCCGCGGTGTTCTTCGTCCGCTCGGTCGGCCTCACCCCCGCCCAGGTGGGTGCCGGGCTGGCCGTCTCGGGCATCGTCGGCTTCCTGACGACGGTGCCGATCGGGGCGGCGGCCGACCGCTTCGGCGCCCGCCGCACCCTGATCGTGCTCCAGCTCTGGCGGGCCTGCGGCTTCGCCGCGCTGTGTCTGGTGCACGGTCCGGTCGGCTTCACGGTCGTCTCGTCCTGTCTGGCAGCGGCGGAGGCCGCCACCCAGCCGATGACGCAGGCGGTGGCCTCCGCGACCGTGGCGGGAACCGACCGCACCCGCACCATGGCGATCATCCGTACCGTCCGCAACGCGGGCTTCTCGCTGGGCGCGCTGCTCGCGGCGCCGCTGCTGGCCGCCGACAGCCTCTGGGCGTACCGGGGCATCGTCCTCGGCACGGCCGCCGCCTTCGTCGTCTCCGCCCTGATGCTCACCCGGCTGCGGATCGACGGGGCCGACGCGGTCCAGCGCAAGGTCGGACCGCTGACGGCGCTCAGGGACTTCCGCGACTGGCGGTACCTGCTGCTGACCGGGCTCAACGGCGTGCTCAACCTGCACGTGACGATCCTGGCCGTGGGCATCCCGCTGTGGGTGATCGGGTCCACCTCGATGCCCGCCGGGCTGCTGCCCGTCCTGGTGCTGATCAACACCCTGATGTCGATCGTGCTCCAGGTCCCCGTCTCCCGGGCGGCCGAGCGCGCGGGCGGCGCGGTCCGCGCGCTGCGCCTGGGCGGCCTCGCGATGGTCCTGTGCTGCGTCGCGCTCGCGGCGGCGGCCGGTCCCGGTTCCCCGTGGGCCGCCGCCGCGGTCCTGGTCGTCGCCTGTGTGCTGCTGACGTTCGGTGAGATGTGGCAGGCCACCGGCGGCTGGGAGCTCTCGTACGACTTCGCCCCCGAGGACCGCAAGGGCGTCTACCTCTCGGTCTTCAGCCTGGGCGGCACCGGCCAGCGCATCGTGGGCCCCGCCCTCGTCACCTCCGTGGTGATCGCCGCGGGACCGGCCGGCTGGCTCGGCCTCGCGGTCGTGTTCGGCGTGGCCGCCGTGCTGGTCACCCCCGTGACCCGGCTGCTGCGGGTCACCGCCCCCGTACCCGTGGAAGGGCTCAGCCGATGAACGACCCCAGGGAGCTGCTGCTCGTCGGCATCGGCACGATGGGCCGCCCCTACCTCGACGCCGCCGCCCGGCTCGGCCTGCGGGTGCGGGCCGTCGAGTCGGCCGCCGTCTGGGAGAACCGCCCGGTCGATCTCGCCGAGCGCTTCTACCGGGTCGAGGGCGGCCAGGACGAGTCCTGGGCCCTCGGTGTCTCCAGGGCCGTCGCCGAGCGCGCGCCGGACGGCCTGGTCGCCTTCGCCGAACCCCATGTGCTCTCCGCCGCACTCGCGCAGGACCGGCTGGGCCTGCGCGGCCCTTCGCTCCACGCGGCGGTGATCTCCCGCAACAAGGCGTTGCAGCGCGCCACCTTCGCCGCGTACGGGGTGCCGCAGCCGGCGCATCTCCACGTCCCGTCCGTCGACCGGGCACGCGCCTGGATGCTGGAGCGGCTGCCCGTCGTCGTGAAACCGTTGACGCTGGCCGGGAGCGAGGGAGTGGAACTGGTCCGCACCCCGGCGGAGGTGGCCGATGTCGTGGCCCGCCGCTCGGGCGAGGGCGCGGTGCTCGTCGAGGAGGCCGTCGAGGGGCCCGAGTACAGCTGGGAGGCGCTGGTCGCCGACGGTGAGGTGCTCTTCGAGAACGTCACCGCCAAGGAGACCACCGCGCCGCCGTACTTCGTCGAGCTGTGCCACCGCGTCGGCCACGTCTTCGAGCAGCCGCTCGCGGACCGGGTGACGGCCCTGACGCGGTCGGTGCTCGACGCGATCGGGATGCGGACGGGCCTGGTCCACCTGGAGTTCAAGGTGGGGCCGCGGGGACCGGCGCTGATCGAGATCGCGGTGCGCACCCCCGGCGACTACCTGCCGGACGCGATCGGTCTGGCGTACGGCTTCGACCTGTACGAGGCGGTGATCCGGCTCTCCCTGGGGATGCCCCTGGACGGTCCGGTGACCGGCCGTCCGGTGTCCTGGGCGGCCACCGTCTTCCCGACGGCCGCGCCCGGCACGATCAGCGCCATCTCCGGGGTGCCGGAGGTCCTGGCCCATCCGGCGGTGGTACGGGTCCGGCTGCGCAAGGGGGTCGGGGACGCCGTGCGCCCGCTGTCCTCCTCGTCCCAGCGGATGGGGCACGTCCTGGTCAACGCCTCGTCGCCGGACGAGCGCGAGGACGCTCTGGAGCACGTACGCCACACCTTGTCGATCCACGCCGAGCAGAACTGACCCGGAGGTACCCGTGGCGAACCCACTCGCCGTCAGCGTCGCCGCCTCGTCCGAGGACCTGATCGGCGACACCCCGCTGCTGAGGCTCCGCCTCCACGGGCTGCCCGCCGACGCCCACGTACTGGCCAAGCTGGAGGCGGCCAACCCGCTGTCCAGCATCAAGGACCGGGCCGCGCTCTTCATGATGCGGGCCGCCGAGGAGTCCGGCGAACTGCTGCCCGGCGCGACCGTCATCGAGTCGACGTCGGGCAACACCGGGATCGCGCTCGCCTCGCTGGCCACCGTGCGCGGCCACCCGTGCCGGATCGTGCTGCCCGACAACGCCTCCCGCGAACGCGTCCTGACCCTGCGGATGCTGGGGGCCGACGTCGAGTTCACCGACCACACCCTGGGCTTCGCCGGGTGCGTGGAACGCGCCGAGGAACTGCACGCGCGGACACCGGGCTCCTGGTACGCGCGCCAGCACGAGAACCCCGCCAATGTGCGCGCCCACTACGAGTCCACCGGGCCGGAGATCTGGCGGGACACCGGGGGCCGGGTCGACCACCTGGTGTGCGCGGTGGGCACCGGCGGCACCCTCACCGGCATCGCCCGCTTCCTGCGCGAGCGGAACCCGGACCTCCACGTCGTCGCCGTCGAACCGGAGGGTTCCGCGCTGCTGTCCGGCGGCCCGCCGGGACCGCACCGCATCCCCGGCCTCAACGGCGGCTTCATCAGCCCGGTCACCGACGTCACCCTCATCGACGAGGTCGTCGCGGTCTCCGACGAGGACGCCGCCGCGGCCACCCGGGCCGTCGCCGCCACCAGCGGGCTGCTCGTCGGTGTCTCCTCCGGCGCCGCCGCGCACGCCTGTCTCGAACTGGCCCGCCGTCACGACCTGTCGGGTGCCACCGTCGTGACCGTCTTCCCCGACACGGGGGAGCGCTACCTCAGCTGGTGGCCCGCCGAAGCCGAGCCCGCCGGATGACAGGCGCGCTGAGAGGTACCCGAGGGCTGCGCCGCCGGGTACGGGAGACGCTGGACGTCGTCGTCGCCCGCGACCCCTCGGTCCGCTCCCGGAGCGAGGCGTGGCTGCACCCCACCCTGATGTCGCTGGCCGGTCACCGGACCGGCAACTACCTCTACCGGCACCGGCACTACCGCTCCGCGCGGCTGATCTGCATGATGACGAAGGCGCTCACGGGAGGGGTCGAGATCCACCCGGGCGCGCAGATCGGGCGGCGCCTCTTCATCGACCACGGCTGCGGCGTGGTGATCGGGGAGACCGCCGTCATCGGCGACGACGTCTCGCTGTTCCACCAGGTCACGATCGGCTCCACCGGCTGGTGGCAGGACCGTGAGCGTGACGGGGCGGGCGGCGGGAGGCGCCATCCCCGGCTCGGCAACGGCGTCACGGTGGGCACGGGAGCCACGCTGCTCGGCCCGATCACCATCGGCGACGACGCCCTGATCGGCGCGATGTCCCTCGTCCTGGACGACGTGCCCAAGGGCGCACACGTACGGGCGCCGGGGGACCGCGCCCGTACCGTCACGCACCCTCCGACACCCCCCTCCGAGAATGGAACGGACCGATGAACCCCGAGCGCGCACTGTTGCTCGTCGGTGCCACCGACGAGACCGTAGCCAAGGCCAAGGCGCTGGGCCTGCACGTCCTGCTGCTCCAGCACCCCAGCAAGATCACCCCGGAGCAGGAACGTCTCGCCGACCTCGTCCTGATCGTCGACTACACCCGGTGGGAGCTGGTGGAGCCGATCGCCCGCGAACTGCGGGAGGCGCCCGGGTTCAGCGCCGCGATATCGCTCACCGAGCCGGGACTCGAAGGCGCCGCCCGCGTCAACGACCTGTTCGGTCTCGGCGGCACCGGCCACGAAGTCGCCCTGAGGTTCCGGGACAAGGGCGTGATGCGCCGTCACTTCGCCGCCCTGGACCCGGAAGCGGTCAAGGCCGCGCCGCTGCGCGAGCGCGAGGACCTGGCGGCGTTCGGCGGCCGTCACGGCTACCCGTTCATCGTCAAGCCGACCGACGCCACCGCGAGCATCGGGGTGCGCCGGGTCGACGGTCCCTCCGACATCGATCAGGTGTGGGACGAGGTACGGCGGCTGACCGGCACCAGGACCGACCGGGTGTCGACGCTCTTCGTCCTCCGGGACTTCCTCATGGAGGAGTACCTGGACGGGCCGGAGTACAGCGTGGAGTCCTTCAGCTTCGCGGGCCGCCATGTCGTCGTGGCGATCACGGAGAAGTTCACCGACCCCGGCCACTGCGCCGAACTGGGTCACGCGCTGCCCGCCCGGCTGCCGTCGGACGTGGCGGAGGGGGTGCGTGACCGCGTGGTCCGCTTCCTCGACGTGATCGGATACCGGGACGGGGTCGCCCACACCGAGATCCGGATCGGCGGGAACGGTCCCCGGGTGATCGAGAGCCACAACCGGGTGGCGGGCGACGCCATCCCGGAGCTGGTCCTGAGCGCGTACGGCATCGATCTGATGACCCTCGCCCTCGGCCGGCCGTTCGGGCTGGTCGACGAACTTCCCGACCGCCCGGTGGCCGGTGGCGGGGCCAGTGTGCGCGTCCTGGTGGGGGAGCCGGGACGGGTGGAGTCGGTCGACGGCGTGGCGGAGGCCCGGCGCCAGGACGGGGTGATCGACGTGCGGATCAGCGCCCGGCCGGGGGACACCGTCCGGCGGGTCCGGGACAACTGGGACCGGCTCGGTCTCGTGGCGGTGGCAGGCCCCGACACGACGGCGGCGGTCCGGCGGGGCGCCGAGGTCGTCCGGGACACCATCAGGGTGCGGGTGGTCGCCGACGACGGCCGGACGGGCCTGGCCGAGGTGGCCCCGGTGACGGAGCGGGCGGTGGCGTCCGCGTGAGTGTCCTCATCCTCCACCGCAACCCGTTCCGCCCCTTCCCCTACCAGGAGTGGCTGACCGGCCGCACCGGTGACGTGGTCGTCCTCGCGGCCCGCGACAAGCTGGG from the Streptomyces sp. AM 4-1-1 genome contains:
- a CDS encoding ATP-grasp domain-containing protein codes for the protein MNTTPPAAAAGSSPERPDAFVLTGSFLVVCRAPQYLAELSRRGLKILLITPSAWRDEAHIAMKDLSHPASAIHEVAFVDGDVTRENSYLPGVISAATRWRQEYHLVGAYAVGETQVEPTGLLADALDLPGPGLRATRACRSKQLQRWYLPEFGPVSTVVAGDGRDAIDMDSLTYPAVVKPTGRHSSSGVATVEGPHALRARLATYPPYETVLIEEKITGQEYSVESLVQGGRTVFASATRKDTTDSHANTFVELAHTVPNDRPDADATLLDANARMLDALGFRDGIAHAEWRIDASGRAYLMEVAARTPGDGLCVLYELATGVPLEPEIIKIALGEPAAYPAPTRMTRQVYPEHIPGVLRDVTLDGFDTEPAWVGDGGLWPRVEPGAPDDGPTLRAVLVHKDRGAELGPLHSSEDRAVSFFIDAPTVGELDALERRVRDALTITTVPSVPDTVTHVLVGHSPVMLGKLDGQLPPDSVLVLEEPAVIAARNLQGLADRYACVGALLPAPSQDEEHPERMAESVPRPPGVRVVVPVVEYAVVVAAALAEAWGLPGAGPTAARTLRDKGVLRAALAGTEIAQPAWRIAGSAEDVAGFRAAQGGRCVLKPANRQASLGVQLLGPDDDVAEAWAHTTTADEPSLRAPKPPGTDRYLVEQLLTGPEVSVEAVVHKGVVGFTNITAKSVQDSRHPVETGHTVPADLPEGTADALRAALAALAEAVDFRSGVLHSEWILHDGRPHLVECAGRLPGGGITALIDLAYDTDILDNLLHVLEGEGAVEALPVRQGAAVRFLAAAPGEVREVTGTAEAHAADGVHMVHLAVEPGATVLPTTSSWERAGFVIATGADGATAGENAERAAGLITVRTGSAGAASESVRTGPERAAVASESVRGRTGPEPEAGQVSVPTGAEPEAGQVSVPTGPTGAGAVPAGGGSGGGVPVPGGARARDGVAR
- a CDS encoding MFS transporter, which translates into the protein MRRMSWRDYLPTTPAGRTFASISLINAVGTGLFLAASAVFFVRSVGLTPAQVGAGLAVSGIVGFLTTVPIGAAADRFGARRTLIVLQLWRACGFAALCLVHGPVGFTVVSSCLAAAEAATQPMTQAVASATVAGTDRTRTMAIIRTVRNAGFSLGALLAAPLLAADSLWAYRGIVLGTAAAFVVSALMLTRLRIDGADAVQRKVGPLTALRDFRDWRYLLLTGLNGVLNLHVTILAVGIPLWVIGSTSMPAGLLPVLVLINTLMSIVLQVPVSRAAERAGGAVRALRLGGLAMVLCCVALAAAAGPGSPWAAAAVLVVACVLLTFGEMWQATGGWELSYDFAPEDRKGVYLSVFSLGGTGQRIVGPALVTSVVIAAGPAGWLGLAVVFGVAAVLVTPVTRLLRVTAPVPVEGLSR
- a CDS encoding ATP-grasp domain-containing protein, with the protein product MNDPRELLLVGIGTMGRPYLDAAARLGLRVRAVESAAVWENRPVDLAERFYRVEGGQDESWALGVSRAVAERAPDGLVAFAEPHVLSAALAQDRLGLRGPSLHAAVISRNKALQRATFAAYGVPQPAHLHVPSVDRARAWMLERLPVVVKPLTLAGSEGVELVRTPAEVADVVARRSGEGAVLVEEAVEGPEYSWEALVADGEVLFENVTAKETTAPPYFVELCHRVGHVFEQPLADRVTALTRSVLDAIGMRTGLVHLEFKVGPRGPALIEIAVRTPGDYLPDAIGLAYGFDLYEAVIRLSLGMPLDGPVTGRPVSWAATVFPTAAPGTISAISGVPEVLAHPAVVRVRLRKGVGDAVRPLSSSSQRMGHVLVNASSPDEREDALEHVRHTLSIHAEQN
- a CDS encoding cysteine synthase family protein, which encodes MANPLAVSVAASSEDLIGDTPLLRLRLHGLPADAHVLAKLEAANPLSSIKDRAALFMMRAAEESGELLPGATVIESTSGNTGIALASLATVRGHPCRIVLPDNASRERVLTLRMLGADVEFTDHTLGFAGCVERAEELHARTPGSWYARQHENPANVRAHYESTGPEIWRDTGGRVDHLVCAVGTGGTLTGIARFLRERNPDLHVVAVEPEGSALLSGGPPGPHRIPGLNGGFISPVTDVTLIDEVVAVSDEDAAAATRAVAATSGLLVGVSSGAAAHACLELARRHDLSGATVVTVFPDTGERYLSWWPAEAEPAG
- the epsC gene encoding serine O-acetyltransferase EpsC — encoded protein: MTGALRGTRGLRRRVRETLDVVVARDPSVRSRSEAWLHPTLMSLAGHRTGNYLYRHRHYRSARLICMMTKALTGGVEIHPGAQIGRRLFIDHGCGVVIGETAVIGDDVSLFHQVTIGSTGWWQDRERDGAGGGRRHPRLGNGVTVGTGATLLGPITIGDDALIGAMSLVLDDVPKGAHVRAPGDRARTVTHPPTPPSENGTDR
- a CDS encoding ATP-grasp domain-containing protein; amino-acid sequence: MNPERALLLVGATDETVAKAKALGLHVLLLQHPSKITPEQERLADLVLIVDYTRWELVEPIARELREAPGFSAAISLTEPGLEGAARVNDLFGLGGTGHEVALRFRDKGVMRRHFAALDPEAVKAAPLREREDLAAFGGRHGYPFIVKPTDATASIGVRRVDGPSDIDQVWDEVRRLTGTRTDRVSTLFVLRDFLMEEYLDGPEYSVESFSFAGRHVVVAITEKFTDPGHCAELGHALPARLPSDVAEGVRDRVVRFLDVIGYRDGVAHTEIRIGGNGPRVIESHNRVAGDAIPELVLSAYGIDLMTLALGRPFGLVDELPDRPVAGGGASVRVLVGEPGRVESVDGVAEARRQDGVIDVRISARPGDTVRRVRDNWDRLGLVAVAGPDTTAAVRRGAEVVRDTIRVRVVADDGRTGLAEVAPVTERAVASA